Below is a genomic region from Deinococcus koreensis.
CCTCGCGGGCCTCGATCTCGCCAGCGACCGGCTGGCTTATGTCAAGCGCACCGGCTGGGGCCCGGTCAGCGATTACACCGCCCAGTACGGCGCCTATGCGGGCAGTGCCCTCCCCTTTCCCGGCCTCGACTGGACTCGTGACGGCTGCAGCGCCCCCGATGGCCTGGGCCTGGGCTACCGCGAGGACTTCCGGGCGCCCTGCAACGTCCACGACTTCGCGTACCGCAACCTCAAGGTCTACGAGCGCACCGACGCCAACCGGGCCATCAGCGACGACGCCTTCTACACCAACATGAAGCTGGTCTGCGAGGCCAAATCCTGGTACAAGCGGCCGGCCTGCTACAGCGCCGCCTACGCCTACTACGAGGGCGTCCGGATCGGCGGGGGCAGCAGCTTCTAGGAGGGAACAGGTTTCCCTGGACAGCGCTGCCAAACGGAGCTCCCGGTCTCCCCTGCCCCTATCCGGCCGGATTCACCCAGTACAACCAGGAGTGGCCGGCTGGACAGCTGGCCGTGAATTCGCTGCCTCGCTTGCTGACCTTCGCGGGTTGCCCGCATTCGGCACACTGCGGCCTGGTCGGAGTGTTGCCAGCGCAGGCCGCGCACTTCAGGTAGTAGCCGTATTTTCCGAACTGAACGCTCAACCGCTCCGACCCGCAGTGCCGGCACACGACCTCCGAGGAGGGACGGGACGGCGCCTGCTGCTCCTGGGTGGCCCGGACTCCTGGCGCCGGTCTCCTGGGGGGAACCGGTGCCTGGCGCGGCGCAGCCGCAGGGGGCTGGGTATGGTGCGGCACGGGGCTGGCCTGCACGGGAGTGGCCTGAACGGGGCTGGCCTGCGTCTCCAGAGGCTGATGCCGGGTTCGCAGGAAGGCCTGCAATCTGATCAACTCCGCGTCGCTGAAGGAAAAGGCGCCGAGTCCACGCTCCTGCGCCCCTTTGACGATCTCCAGCACCCGCTCCGGCACCTGATCGGCTTTCACGAGTTCGGGGACGTCGCTCTTGCGGGAGATCCGGCCCTGATCGGAAATAGCGACCAGCACGTCACGGCGCATTCCAGCGAACTGCCGCTGCTTGAGGCCGAACAACGTTCTGTCCAGCAGTTCCGAGCTGTGATCCTGCAACAGGGCCACCAGCAGATCCATCTGTCGCCGGGCCTGCAGGACGGGCGAGGGCATCCCCCGTCCCTGCCGGTTCCACCAGCGCGTCCACTCGCCCTGCTCGTTCACCGCGACCTGCCCTGAGACGCTCTTGCTCTCGACGATCACGATTCCGAAGCGGTGGAGGATCAGGTGATCCAGCTGCGCGACTTCATCCAGCCGTCTGATCCGGAGATTGTGGAACACCGATTTCAGCGGGTCATCCCCGAAAGCACGTTTGAGGTAGTGGGCCATCTGCTGCTCGGCGTCGTAGCCCGCGCGGCGCAGGGGATCCGTATGGGTCTGGGGCTCCAGCTCTTTGACGATCATGACGTCAGGAGGCTATCCGCCCAGAGAAAGGCGTGCTGTCAATTTCCAGCGTCCAGGCCGGAGGGTTCCACCTCCGCCGCCCAGACGTCCTGCGGGGTCTCGCGGCGGCGGATCACGGTCCAGTCGCCGTGCTCCCACATCACCTCGGCGGGGCGGGAGCGGGTCAGGTAGGCGCTGCTCATGGCCGCGCCATAGGCCCCGGCCTCGCCGATGGCGATCAGGTCGCCGCGCCCCGGGGTGGGCAGCGGCACGTCGCGGGCCAGCAGGTCGCCACTTTCACAGGCGGGGCCGGCGATGTCCCACAGGCCGGACGCCTCGCCCGGCCACAGCGGCGTGACCGGGTGCGCGGCGCCGTAGAGCATGGGGCGCAGCAGTTCGGTCATGCCAGCGTCCACCAGGGCGAAGGCGCGGCCCGTGCGCTTGGTGCCCACGATCCGGGTCAGCAGGGTGCCGGCCTGCGCCACCAGGTAGCGCCCCGGCTCGACCCACAGCTCGGCCCCGAAGGCGGCGGCGGTGGCCTGAGCCTCGCGGGCGATGCCGTGCAGATCGGCGCCCAGGCCCCAGCCCCCGCCGACGTCCAACACCCGCAGCTCGCCCGTCCGTGCCCGCAGGTCGCCCAGACGCCCGAAGGCGGCGGTGAAGTCGCCCGCGTCCCGGATGGCGCTGCCGATGTGGACGTGCAGCCCCAGCGCCTCGTGCCCGGCCGCGCGCAGGGCGTCCAGCACCGCCGGGGCCTGCTCCAGGGTCACGCCGAACTTGCTGCCCGCCGCGCCCGTCGCCAGATGATCGTGGGTACTGACCTGCAGGGCGGGGTTCACGCGCACCAGGGCGCGCGAGTGGGCGGGCAGCAGGGCCACCTCCTCGGCGCGGTCGACGATGAAGGTGGCGCCCAGCCGCCCCCCGGCGGCGTACTCGGCCTCCGACTTGGCCGGGCCATTGACCAGCAGCCGCTCCCCCGTCGCCCCGACATGCTCGGCCCGCGCGATCTCGCCCGGACTGACGCACTCGAAGCCCACGCCCGCCGCGTGCAGGCGGCGCAGGATCGCCAGATTCGGATTGGCCTTCATGGCGTAGTAGACGCGGGCGCCACCGAACGCGCTCCGCACCCGGGCCAGCGCGGCGTCCAGTTCGGCGGCGTCGTAGACGTACAGGGGCGTGCCGAAGCGGTCGGCGGCGGCAGACAGGGCGGACGGGGGGATGCTCACAGGGGAAAGTGTAGCCGGGGCCGCCGATCCCCTGGGCGAATTGCCGCCCGCCTCACGCCCACTCTCCTTCTAAACTGCTAAGCTGCGCGGCTGTATGAGTCTGCCCGCCCCCGCCGCTGCCCCCGCCTCCCCGCCCTCCGTGGCGACTGGAGCGCGGGTGCTGTGCGCCATGTCGGGCGGCGTGGATAGCTCGGTCACGGCGGCGCTGCTCAAGGATCAGGGCTATCAGGTGATCGGCGCCATGATGCGCTTCTGGCCCGACGACAAGCGCACCGACACCTTCGACTCCTGCTGCTCGCCCGACGCCGCCTACGAGGCCCGCCGGGTGGCCGAGCAGGTCGGGGTGCCCTTCTACCTGCTGGACTACCGCGAGCAGTTCCAGCGGCACATCGTGGGGCCGTTTCTGGACGAGTACGCGCGGGGGCGCACGCCGAACCCCTGCGTGAACTGCAACACCAAGGTCAAGTTCGACGAGCTGGTGAAGAAGGCGAAGATGCTGGGCTGCCAGTACGTGGCGACCGGGCACTATGTCCGGCGCGTGGAGAACGCCCAGGGTGAGGTCGAGTTCTGGCGGGGCGACGATCCCCGCAAGGATCAGACCTACTTCCTGTGGGGCACGCCCAGGGACGCCCTGCCCTTCATCCTGTTCCCGGTGGGCGAACTGGAAAAGCCCCAGGTGCGCCAGATCGCCGAGGAGCGCGGCCTGCTCACCGCCCGCAAGCCCGAGAGCCAGAACATCTGCTTCGTGCCCGGCAAGGTGCAGGACTTCGTCGCCGAGCATCTCCCCCAGGCGCAGGGCCTGATCCGCGAGATCGCCAGCGGGGAGGTCGTGGGCGAGCACCTGGGCACGCAGTTCTACACGCTGGGCCAGAAGAAGGGCCTGGGGCTCTACCAGTCCCACCGCGTGCGCCACGTGGTTCACCTCGACCCCGCCACCAACACTGTCTGGGTGGGCGACTACGACGACTGCCTGTGGACGGGCCTGCGGGCGACCTCCGCCAACTACCTGCTCGACCTGGCCGAGCTCCCGGCGGAGCTGGACGTGCAGGTGCGCTACCGCACGGCCCCGGTGCGGGCGCGGGTGATCCAGGCCGACGAGGCGGGCTTCGAGCTGGCGTTCGCCGAGCCGCAATTCGCCGTGGCGCCAGGCCAGAGCGCCGTGCTGTACGCCGGGCCGCGCC
It encodes:
- a CDS encoding nuclease-related domain-containing protein, whose protein sequence is MIVKELEPQTHTDPLRRAGYDAEQQMAHYLKRAFGDDPLKSVFHNLRIRRLDEVAQLDHLILHRFGIVIVESKSVSGQVAVNEQGEWTRWWNRQGRGMPSPVLQARRQMDLLVALLQDHSSELLDRTLFGLKQRQFAGMRRDVLVAISDQGRISRKSDVPELVKADQVPERVLEIVKGAQERGLGAFSFSDAELIRLQAFLRTRHQPLETQASPVQATPVQASPVPHHTQPPAAAPRQAPVPPRRPAPGVRATQEQQAPSRPSSEVVCRHCGSERLSVQFGKYGYYLKCAACAGNTPTRPQCAECGQPAKVSKRGSEFTASCPAGHSWLYWVNPAG
- a CDS encoding phospholipase A2, whose protein sequence is MRPILAAATLCALLAACAQAPLPAATSPADYASRPELQDTGSQAILARYADDPGLLAALQEAYRERPATLRLPGTPALAGLDLASDRLAYVKRTGWGPVSDYTAQYGAYAGSALPFPGLDWTRDGCSAPDGLGLGYREDFRAPCNVHDFAYRNLKVYERTDANRAISDDAFYTNMKLVCEAKSWYKRPACYSAAYAYYEGVRIGGGSSF
- the lysA gene encoding diaminopimelate decarboxylase, giving the protein MSIPPSALSAAADRFGTPLYVYDAAELDAALARVRSAFGGARVYYAMKANPNLAILRRLHAAGVGFECVSPGEIARAEHVGATGERLLVNGPAKSEAEYAAGGRLGATFIVDRAEEVALLPAHSRALVRVNPALQVSTHDHLATGAAGSKFGVTLEQAPAVLDALRAAGHEALGLHVHIGSAIRDAGDFTAAFGRLGDLRARTGELRVLDVGGGWGLGADLHGIAREAQATAAAFGAELWVEPGRYLVAQAGTLLTRIVGTKRTGRAFALVDAGMTELLRPMLYGAAHPVTPLWPGEASGLWDIAGPACESGDLLARDVPLPTPGRGDLIAIGEAGAYGAAMSSAYLTRSRPAEVMWEHGDWTVIRRRETPQDVWAAEVEPSGLDAGN
- the mnmA gene encoding tRNA 2-thiouridine(34) synthase MnmA; the protein is MSLPAPAAAPASPPSVATGARVLCAMSGGVDSSVTAALLKDQGYQVIGAMMRFWPDDKRTDTFDSCCSPDAAYEARRVAEQVGVPFYLLDYREQFQRHIVGPFLDEYARGRTPNPCVNCNTKVKFDELVKKAKMLGCQYVATGHYVRRVENAQGEVEFWRGDDPRKDQTYFLWGTPRDALPFILFPVGELEKPQVRQIAEERGLLTARKPESQNICFVPGKVQDFVAEHLPQAQGLIREIASGEVVGEHLGTQFYTLGQKKGLGLYQSHRVRHVVHLDPATNTVWVGDYDDCLWTGLRATSANYLLDLAELPAELDVQVRYRTAPVRARVIQADEAGFELAFAEPQFAVAPGQSAVLYAGPRLLGGGLIADHARALPDTGVVAGRPVSADALS